One region of Pyramidobacter sp. YE332 genomic DNA includes:
- a CDS encoding GntR family transcriptional regulator, with product MTIPLYYQIYRDLQYKICEGLYKPGAMLPTEADLEKIYGTSRAPVRQALGALENEGLVLRLQGKGTFVTKQVRTHPWFTATGFVNVYEQYWDRLSTQTLEISLKVPHDRDIQTFLNLGKKEQTTYLIRSQCIEETPVFVFEHYLPQRFDLSIFKAAGDFISMKEMLTSKFNTMICRVHEKLAVRIPPKKITDYLQVAEHTPVLRVRRFFSDNQGKAVWVSNQYVFTEKWEYEMDSTLNY from the coding sequence ATGACTATACCTCTTTATTATCAAATTTATCGCGATTTACAGTACAAGATCTGCGAAGGACTCTATAAGCCGGGGGCAATGCTGCCGACGGAGGCCGATCTCGAGAAAATTTACGGCACCAGCCGCGCCCCGGTACGACAGGCTCTGGGGGCGCTCGAAAACGAAGGGCTCGTTCTCCGCCTCCAAGGCAAGGGGACTTTTGTCACCAAGCAGGTGCGCACGCACCCTTGGTTTACCGCCACAGGCTTTGTGAACGTGTATGAGCAGTATTGGGACCGGCTTTCAACCCAAACGCTGGAGATCTCCCTGAAGGTCCCGCACGATCGGGACATCCAAACCTTCCTGAATTTGGGCAAAAAGGAGCAAACGACTTATTTGATCCGCAGCCAATGTATCGAAGAAACCCCCGTCTTCGTCTTTGAACATTATCTTCCGCAGCGTTTTGACCTCTCCATTTTCAAAGCGGCAGGAGATTTTATCTCCATGAAGGAGATGCTGACCTCTAAATTCAACACCATGATCTGCCGCGTTCACGAGAAACTTGCCGTTCGTATCCCGCCTAAAAAGATCACGGATTATTTGCAGGTCGCTGAACACACGCCGGTTCTAAGAGTTCGTCGTTTCTTCTCCGACAACCAGGGGAAAGCCGTGTGGGTGAGCAATCAATACGTTTTTACTGAAAAATGGGAATACGAGATGGATTCCACGCTTAACTATTGA